The Thermodesulfobacteriota bacterium sequence GAGTTTGCAAGGAGGAAAGAGGCGGCTGTCCCCACTGAGAAATACCGTCTGTTATGGGACTTGTTCCCTATTTGGTACAATCTTCCTCTGTTTAATTATATAGAGGGAAAAGGAGGGGTTGTTGTGGCAGATGTCTATGCAACCACCTTCGGTGGCAGAATCGATATTGACAGACCGTTTGAAGGACTTGCCGAGAGATACGTCGGTAATCCATTGCTGTCATACAGTGTTCAACAAACAACAGAATTATACAAGCATATGATAAAAGAATATCACGTGGATGGTGTTGTCTTCCATTCCAATCGAAGCTGTCGTATGGCATCTATGGGACAATACGATGTTAAGCAGGGAATTTATGAGGACCTTGGAGTTCCGGGTGCCATCTTCGAGTCCGATTTTGTCGATCCAAGAAGCTATTCTGATGAACAGGTTAAAGATGTATTAGATTCTTTATTTGAGATTCTGGAATCCAGGGGATAAGCAGCTTCCGCCTCTATCTATGCATCCTCTATCTAGGTACTGTCTTTGGATATTACCATGTTATAGATGCTCTTGAGGTATTGCCTTTCTCCACCTCTGATGTATCCACCACCACTGATCCGGGTATTTCCGAATATATGATTCTACAATCTTTGATAATCTGGACAGATTTGTAAATATGTCTTTATCCTTATCGCCTGTTAACTCCAGGTCTACAGGAGGATCTATTACTATTCTGTGCCTGTTTCCATCCTCTCTAAGGATAAAGGCAGGGAGGATAGAAGCCTTTGTCCTCATTGCCATAACCACAGGCCCTTTGAAGGTAGGAACCATACGTCCAAAGAAGTCTACATAGATGCCACCCGAGATTACATTCAAATCTGTCAGAAGAAAGAGTATCCTGTTTTCTTTTAGGCATTTCAGGGATCGTTCTACGCAGATTCTGGGTGGTTTATCGGGAATCATCCCGACCCCTGTCATTCTCGCCAGATTGTCAAGGTATCGGGCAAATCCTTCATTCCGGGGGTATCTGGTAATGGCGGATAGAGGATATCCCAGTTGGGCAAGCCTGATTACTAAAAACGAAAAATTCCCAAAATGAGCACTGAGAATAAGGACCCCTCTGCCTAATCTTAATGCCTCATCCAGGTTTTCTCTTCCTTCAATGCTTATCATCTTATTCAAATATCCATCATGGAACTTGGGATAGGCAAGCAGTTCTACTCCGCCCTTCCCTATATTTCCAATGGTGGACTTGTATATTTCGAGAATTTCTCCTTCACTTTTTTCTTCTCCTAAGGCAAGTCTGAGATTACTCATTGTGATACTTTTTCGTCTTTTTAAAAAGAAAAAGGCTAATCTGCTCGTCTTTTCACCAAAGATATAAAGATACTTCAGGGGCAGAACCCTCAGAACAAATAGAAATGCCAGCATAAGATACCAGCCTATTTTACGAAAAATCATTTTTTTTATCTTCACAATCCTTTTTTCTGCCATCTGTTGCCTCAGTTTTTACAGGTCTCTCTATATGAGAACTTTGAAGAAGTACTCCTTTTCACTTCAGCATACATTTTTTGACCCATCTAAGCTTGCTCCATTAAAAATTCACAAACTCCCCGCCTCTGGCGGGTCAAACATGTGAATTTTCTACATTCCACTCGCTAAGAAGGGTTCCCCAAAATCCCGATAAAATCGGGATGAATTCGCTGTCAGGGGACTTCTTCAAAGTTCTTGATAGGTTGGGTATAGGTCTCTATATGAGTTTGTATTCTGCCAGTAAACTGCAAATCTTTGATTCCTGCTCCGGTGTGGCAGCAGGGGTACCTTCAACTACTACACTGCTTCCAATCTTGCCCATCAATTTTAATGCAAGCTTGATTATCGCTGGAGGGTTTGGCATGTATGCCTCGTGAAGGGACTTTAGCATCTGTCCTGCCTTCCAGAGGTCGGTATAATATATTGGGTCGTCCTTGAGCATCTCTTTTGGATTTATAGAGGATTCTGTTATATCTTTCCATTCCCTGGGCAATATATTAGCCCCCTTCGCCACTACTCCATCCAAACTGGGATTACCCAGGAAGTCGAGCTCATTACCGTCATATATTCTGAAATCTCTTCTGTCTCTTACAGCTCTGGCGTAATTCATCGCCCTCCTGAGTTCCCCTACGTGCATGATACCAACTATCTGTTCATTCTTAGATAGTTTCTTTAATACGTTTGTTCTTATATTCTTTCTCTTCAGGTGCGCTTTGAGTTCTATAATCAAATAAGGATTGTTATACAGGACGAATGGAAGCGGAGTGAGTCTGCCAAATTCAACATAGAGGCGCGGCAGGTCCTTATTGCTATGGTACCATAAAGGACAATCGAAAAGAAATATATCCCCACTGTAATCAAGCTCTTCTTTAATTCTCTCCACATGGGTAATATTTTCTCCTGTCAGGTCCTCTGTGCCTCCGGTGATGTTCAGGAAAAGGGGTATCCTTCCATTAACCATCTCCATCCCCGTCTTTATCAGTTCTACTCTCTTATGGTTACTGAGGACAAACCCTTCTCCTATATCTCCTGCTCCGATAAGGATCGCATGGAGACTCTCTATTGTATAATCCAGCAAGCTTTTAATGCCAGGTTTGTCTATATTACAATCATTATTCAGGGGTGTCACCATGGCACCAATCAGCCCCCTGGGTGGTAAGGTAGGCATTCTGCTATTCCCCTTTGATGGCTTTGTAAAAAGTTCATCTGTCCGCCTCTGGCGGATTACTTTGCCATCCCAATTTTGACTTATTACGAGTCCATCCCTTTTAGGATCGGAATTTAAACTCTCCCTTTCCCAGAAGGTCATGGAGATGGACTATCCCTTTAATCCTCCTTGCATCATCTATAATCGCAAGAGAGGTAATCCTGTGCCTCTCCATCTCTTCTATTGCCTCTCCAGCCAGTTTATCTTCATCTATGATTCTTGGATTAAGGGTCATGACCTCTTTAACAGGTATTTCAAGGAGATTATCATTATTCTGGATTAACCGGCGCAGGTCACCGTCAGTGATTATCCCTGTCAGCATCTCCTTATGATTTACTACCAGTGTAAGACCAATGTCCTTCCTGGTTATCTCCTCCAGGGCTTCCTTCATTGACTGTTCTTCGTGTACAACAGGGATATCTTCGCCTGTCAACATAACATCCCTTATCCTTAACATCAGTCTCTTACTCAGACTTCCCCCGGGATGGATTCTGTGAAAGTCTACCTTCTGAAACGATCTTTTGTTCAAGAGAGCTACTGCCAGGGCATCTCCCATAGCCAGAGTGGCAGTGGTGCTCGCAGTTGGAGCTAAGCCGAGAGGACACGCCTCTCTTTCAACCCCTATATCTATAGTCACGTCGCTCTTCCTTGCCAATGTAGACTCTACATTTCCTGTAAATGCAATCAAACTGGCACCTATCCTTTTTACTATGGGGATTATGGAATTTATTTCCTCGGTTTCTCCACTGTTGGATATTGCAATGACCACATCCTCCTTCATAACTATGCCCAAATCCCCATGCATACCTTCCACAGGATGAAGAAATAATGCCGGTGTCCCGGTACTGGTAAGGGTGGCAGCAATCTTTCTTCCTATGATCCCTGATTTACCGACGCCGGTTACTACAGCCCGTCCCTTGCTGGAGTAAAGAATATCTACCGCCTTGACAAAATTCTTATCTATACGGTTGATGAGATTTTCTATGGCTTCTGCCTCTATCCGGAGGACCTCTTTAGCCTGCTTGATAACCATCTTGCTTAACCCTTTTATATATTTCCATCCAGTAACTCTTTTATAAGTTCTGCGTTCCGTCTGGCAGCCCCCCTGTTTGCCATAACGGCTTCCCTTCCTGCCTTACCCAGGAAGCCGAGCCTTTCAGGGTCTTTCAAGAGTTTAGTACCTGTGTCTACCAGTTCATCAGCATCTTTTATCTCTATCCCGGCTCCAACCCGCTCCAGAAGTTCCCTGGCATCCAGGAAATCCTCCATGAAGGGACCATAAAAGACCACCTTCCCCCAGGCAGCAGGTTCCAATACATTCTGACCTCCCAGAGGGACAAGGCTTCCTCCGCAAAAGACTATGGTTCCGACACTGTAAACCTTGAACAGGTCTCCTATGGTATCTATAACAATTACCTGTTTGTCCCGCTTCATTTTGCCTTTGTCCAGCTCTGTTTTGAGAACAAATCCAATGCTGTTTTTACGGAGCAGTTCTTCTATTTCTCCAGTCCTTTCGATATGACGGGGGACTATAATCATCAACATTTCGGGATAGACTTCAATAAATTTCAGGTAAGCCTCGATAACTATCTCTTCCTCTCCTGTCCTTGTACTTCCTGCTATTAAGACCTTATCCTCCCTTGAAATACTCAGTATCCTCCTCATTTCTTCCTCAAAACCGGGATGGACCTGATCTGCCAACCTATCATACTTTGAATTTCCAGTAATTAGAACCCTCTCCGGTGATGCCCCCATAGATATAATTTTGTCGGCATCACTCTTCGTGATCATGCTCATTATGTCAAGATTCTGAAGTACCCTTTTTATAAAGAACCTTACCTTCATATAGCTGCCGAAGGACCTTACGGATATTCTGCCATTAACCATTATAGTTTTGATACCCAGCTTTTTGGCTGTCCGTAAAAAGTTTGGCCATATCTCCGTCTCTGATACAATAAATATATCAGGGGATACAGCCCTCAATACCCTTCTGACAACCCATCCCAGGTCTAAGGGGAAGTATATATAGGAAGATACATCTTCTAATGCCTTTTTTGCAAACCCATGTCCACCCCTGGTAGTGTTGGAGACTACTATGCAGGATGAAGGATAGATCTTCTTTATCTCAGTAATTATAGGACTTATTACTATAATCTCGCCCACAGAACAGGCATGGATCCATAATCTGGGTTTTAAAGAAGGGCTGTCTG is a genomic window containing:
- a CDS encoding lysophospholipid acyltransferase family protein, which translates into the protein MAEKRIVKIKKMIFRKIGWYLMLAFLFVLRVLPLKYLYIFGEKTSRLAFFFLKRRKSITMSNLRLALGEEKSEGEILEIYKSTIGNIGKGGVELLAYPKFHDGYLNKMISIEGRENLDEALRLGRGVLILSAHFGNFSFLVIRLAQLGYPLSAITRYPRNEGFARYLDNLARMTGVGMIPDKPPRICVERSLKCLKENRILFLLTDLNVISGGIYVDFFGRMVPTFKGPVVMAMRTKASILPAFILREDGNRHRIVIDPPVDLELTGDKDKDIFTNLSRLSKIVESYIRKYPDQWWWIHQRWRKAIPQEHL
- a CDS encoding dihydrodipicolinate synthase family protein; translated protein: MPTLPPRGLIGAMVTPLNNDCNIDKPGIKSLLDYTIESLHAILIGAGDIGEGFVLSNHKRVELIKTGMEMVNGRIPLFLNITGGTEDLTGENITHVERIKEELDYSGDIFLFDCPLWYHSNKDLPRLYVEFGRLTPLPFVLYNNPYLIIELKAHLKRKNIRTNVLKKLSKNEQIVGIMHVGELRRAMNYARAVRDRRDFRIYDGNELDFLGNPSLDGVVAKGANILPREWKDITESSINPKEMLKDDPIYYTDLWKAGQMLKSLHEAYMPNPPAIIKLALKLMGKIGSSVVVEGTPAATPEQESKICSLLAEYKLI
- a CDS encoding KpsF/GutQ family sugar-phosphate isomerase, with product MVIKQAKEVLRIEAEAIENLINRIDKNFVKAVDILYSSKGRAVVTGVGKSGIIGRKIAATLTSTGTPALFLHPVEGMHGDLGIVMKEDVVIAISNSGETEEINSIIPIVKRIGASLIAFTGNVESTLARKSDVTIDIGVEREACPLGLAPTASTTATLAMGDALAVALLNKRSFQKVDFHRIHPGGSLSKRLMLRIRDVMLTGEDIPVVHEEQSMKEALEEITRKDIGLTLVVNHKEMLTGIITDGDLRRLIQNNDNLLEIPVKEVMTLNPRIIDEDKLAGEAIEEMERHRITSLAIIDDARRIKGIVHLHDLLGKGEFKFRS
- a CDS encoding 3-deoxy-D-manno-octulosonic acid transferase, encoding MYLLYNLLVTAAAVLILPPLCLYVLITGKYREGLGQRLGFIQPQTPDSPSLKPRLWIHACSVGEIIVISPIITEIKKIYPSSCIVVSNTTRGGHGFAKKALEDVSSYIYFPLDLGWVVRRVLRAVSPDIFIVSETEIWPNFLRTAKKLGIKTIMVNGRISVRSFGSYMKVRFFIKRVLQNLDIMSMITKSDADKIISMGASPERVLITGNSKYDRLADQVHPGFEEEMRRILSISREDKVLIAGSTRTGEEEIVIEAYLKFIEVYPEMLMIIVPRHIERTGEIEELLRKNSIGFVLKTELDKGKMKRDKQVIVIDTIGDLFKVYSVGTIVFCGGSLVPLGGQNVLEPAAWGKVVFYGPFMEDFLDARELLERVGAGIEIKDADELVDTGTKLLKDPERLGFLGKAGREAVMANRGAARRNAELIKELLDGNI